The following proteins are co-located in the Desulfatitalea tepidiphila genome:
- a CDS encoding radical SAM protein, whose product MEAKHLTHSTSKPDTGAGEWKFSDLIAEPHVRERWDRVRRYFFLRESTYDMTNRCNIRCEGCYYYKGEKQHAHEVGDPEKWRSLMKSEKARGITYVVLAGAEPSLVPELLTVCHEEMPLGSIATNGLKWIPGSIGYKIHISVWGNDDTSQRVRGAKQMLQRQIENYRGDSRAVFVYTFTPHNIAEADQVTRILAREGCKITFNVFSSPVGYTGALRHTESSLRQTRQAMLNLLQRYPETVLYSHYNAVSHTHHLGLHALFGCSYPRCNPSTDIGLGRSFRQYRTDLNWDRDAACCVPDTDCRDCRHYAAGSAVVTARLFRHACEPDVFASWLDYVDTYLAVWVTGYDKGVNLCQRWVAPPGHDLF is encoded by the coding sequence GTGGAAGCCAAACATTTAACCCATTCGACGTCGAAACCGGACACAGGGGCCGGCGAATGGAAATTTTCCGATCTGATCGCGGAACCCCATGTGCGGGAGCGATGGGATCGTGTACGCCGCTATTTTTTTTTGCGGGAGTCCACCTACGACATGACGAACCGGTGCAACATCCGGTGTGAAGGATGCTACTACTACAAAGGCGAAAAGCAGCATGCCCATGAAGTCGGCGATCCCGAAAAATGGCGATCGCTGATGAAATCGGAAAAGGCGCGCGGGATCACCTACGTGGTGCTGGCCGGCGCGGAGCCCTCTCTGGTTCCGGAGCTTTTGACGGTTTGCCACGAAGAGATGCCGTTGGGCTCGATCGCCACCAACGGGCTAAAATGGATTCCCGGATCGATCGGCTACAAGATTCATATTTCCGTCTGGGGGAATGACGACACCAGTCAGCGGGTTCGCGGCGCCAAGCAGATGCTGCAGCGGCAGATCGAAAACTACCGTGGCGATTCGCGGGCTGTCTTCGTCTACACCTTCACGCCGCACAACATTGCCGAAGCCGATCAAGTGACCCGCATTCTGGCCAGGGAGGGGTGCAAGATCACTTTCAACGTCTTCTCTTCGCCGGTGGGTTATACCGGCGCCCTGCGCCATACGGAATCATCTCTCCGGCAGACCCGCCAGGCCATGCTCAATTTGCTTCAGCGTTATCCCGAAACCGTGCTCTATTCGCACTACAACGCCGTGTCCCACACCCATCACCTGGGGCTCCATGCGCTTTTCGGCTGCTCCTATCCGCGTTGCAATCCGTCGACCGACATCGGGCTGGGCCGTTCGTTTCGCCAATACCGCACCGACCTGAATTGGGACCGCGATGCCGCCTGCTGCGTGCCGGATACCGATTGCCGGGATTGCCGCCATTACGCCGCCGGAAGCGCCGTGGTCACAGCCCGTCTGTTCCGGCATGCCTGCGAACCCGATGTGTTCGCCTCCTGGTTGGACTACGTCGATACCTACCTCGCTGTGTGGGTCACCGGGTACGATAAGGGGGTCAACTTGTGTCAGCGATGGGTGGCGCCGCCGGGGCACGATCTGTTTTAG
- a CDS encoding phosphopantetheine-binding protein codes for MAVATELDKMMHRVAEIMINELKLEDVTPETFDPDIDLVDEVGIDSMDLATVALVLRDEYAVRIDEDDYPKLTTVRLISEYLLKKIEAKV; via the coding sequence ATGGCTGTGGCGACTGAACTGGACAAGATGATGCACCGCGTTGCGGAGATCATGATCAATGAGCTGAAGCTGGAAGATGTCACTCCGGAAACCTTCGATCCGGACATCGACCTGGTGGACGAAGTCGGCATCGACAGCATGGACCTGGCGACCGTTGCGTTGGTTCTCCGTGATGAATACGCGGTGCGCATCGACGAGGACGATTACCCCAAGCTGACGACCGTCCGTTTGATTTCGGAATATTTGTTGAAGAAGATCGAGGCAAAGGTTTGA
- a CDS encoding 3-hydroxyacyl-ACP dehydratase FabZ family protein yields the protein MWYDLTVRHPIDAAKLNAEVYVPADSTWFNGHFPGNPVLPGIAQLGMVFDLIGHGFSGAVRVREVSRVRFKQMILPGDRITVTAEPKAGKAGTYAFRIAKGDELVCSGNMAVEPIK from the coding sequence ATGTGGTACGACCTCACCGTCCGGCATCCAATCGATGCCGCAAAACTCAATGCCGAAGTCTATGTGCCGGCCGATTCGACCTGGTTCAACGGCCATTTCCCCGGCAACCCGGTGTTGCCCGGAATCGCCCAGCTCGGTATGGTTTTCGATCTGATCGGTCACGGGTTTTCAGGCGCGGTTCGTGTACGGGAAGTGAGTCGGGTGCGATTCAAGCAGATGATTCTACCAGGGGACCGCATCACCGTGACGGCCGAACCCAAGGCGGGGAAAGCGGGCACCTATGCCTTTCGTATTGCAAAAGGGGACGAACTGGTGTGCAGCGGCAATATGGCCGTTGAGCCCATTAAGTAG
- a CDS encoding lipid biosynthesis B12-binding/radical SAM protein — translation MKVLLISANTVLEPYPVYPLGLDYVAGAIGPDHQLQRLDMNCLADGQGLATVLEGFAPDVIGISLRNIDNTDALHPMSYIPDYQRLVDRIRQVSTAPIVLGGSGFTIFPQELMTLLAADYGVVGEGERMAPLLTALEKGEDPACIEGVIGRDGLAAKPRPWTRQAVRQMPAQPDDLGFYLKNGGMLNLQTKRGCPFRCVYCSYPHLEGRAMRYRPPHEIAADAVALQQAGAKYLFITDSAFNAHPEQSLSVAKAFKAAGLAIPWGGFFAPNRMPDGYFDTMADCGLKHVEFGTEALCDPVLRAYGKPFDVAQVFATHRAANAAGLHVAHYFLFAGPGESEHTLSETLANIDKLHKAVMFLFCGMRIYPHTALYALAREQGQIDASESILAPVFYQPPELSIARAAEMIAGHAKGRDNWVQGAGAEETGNILKRMYRKGFTGPLWEYLIR, via the coding sequence GTGAAGGTACTGCTGATTTCCGCCAATACGGTCCTTGAGCCCTATCCGGTCTACCCGCTGGGATTGGATTACGTGGCCGGCGCCATCGGCCCCGATCACCAGTTGCAGCGTCTGGACATGAATTGCCTCGCCGATGGGCAAGGACTCGCTACGGTGCTGGAAGGCTTTGCGCCCGATGTGATCGGCATTTCCCTGCGCAACATCGATAACACCGATGCCTTGCATCCCATGAGCTACATCCCGGACTACCAGCGACTGGTCGATCGGATCCGGCAGGTCAGCACGGCACCCATCGTCCTGGGCGGCAGCGGTTTCACCATCTTTCCCCAGGAATTGATGACGCTTCTGGCGGCCGACTACGGCGTGGTGGGGGAAGGCGAACGCATGGCCCCGCTGCTGACAGCCTTGGAAAAGGGAGAAGACCCGGCCTGTATAGAGGGCGTCATCGGTCGTGACGGCCTGGCCGCCAAACCGCGGCCCTGGACCAGGCAGGCGGTCAGACAGATGCCCGCCCAGCCGGACGATCTCGGTTTTTATCTGAAAAACGGCGGGATGCTCAACCTGCAGACCAAACGGGGTTGTCCGTTCAGATGCGTCTATTGCAGTTACCCGCATCTCGAAGGCCGAGCCATGCGCTATCGGCCGCCTCACGAGATCGCCGCTGACGCCGTGGCGCTCCAACAGGCCGGAGCCAAGTATCTGTTCATCACCGATTCGGCTTTCAATGCCCATCCTGAACAGAGCTTGTCGGTGGCTAAAGCCTTCAAGGCCGCCGGGCTCGCCATTCCCTGGGGGGGATTTTTCGCCCCGAACCGGATGCCGGACGGCTATTTCGACACCATGGCCGATTGCGGCCTCAAACATGTGGAGTTCGGGACCGAGGCGCTATGCGATCCGGTGCTGCGGGCCTATGGCAAGCCTTTCGATGTCGCCCAGGTCTTTGCGACCCATCGGGCGGCCAACGCAGCCGGTCTCCACGTGGCGCACTATTTTCTGTTCGCCGGTCCCGGCGAGAGCGAACACACCTTGTCTGAGACGCTGGCCAATATTGATAAATTGCATAAAGCCGTTATGTTTCTTTTTTGCGGTATGCGAATCTATCCCCACACCGCTTTGTATGCGTTGGCAAGAGAGCAGGGGCAGATCGACGCGTCCGAGAGCATTCTGGCGCCGGTCTTTTACCAGCCACCGGAGCTCAGCATCGCGCGTGCCGCAGAGATGATCGCCGGTCATGCGAAGGGACGGGATAATTGGGTGCAAGGGGCGGGCGCCGAAGAGACGGGTAATATTTTAAAACGAATGTACCGAAAAGGATTCACCGGCCCCTTGTGGGAATATCTCATCCGTTGA
- a CDS encoding beta-ketoacyl synthase N-terminal-like domain-containing protein, translating into MTGGAVYIVGMGIVSPLGLGLDETTDALINARRALTTASPFPIALPRHLPVGAVSLADAGQSPPRTHRLARLAADRALAGCDIPPDAIVLGTTTGGILTTESLFEQKIDDPKRYGLHALGSVAEDIARRSGCVGPVITVSTACSSGAVAIKLAMEMLRRGLAHRVLAGGADSLCRLTYFGFNALQLIDPDGARPLDRDRRGMSVAEGAAMLLLSLAPGDVACPQIIGAGLSCDAYHATTPHPEGAGATAAMRAALDDAGISVAEIDYINLHGTGTIDNDLSEARAVKTLFGPGLPPASSIKGATGHPLAAAGAIEAVVGALSIDCGLIPANVGYRTIDPALGIAPVASPLRGPVSTVLSNSFGFGGNNASLIVSRTARRPETSPSASDRPGLTIVGRACLTGAGLTDETHRAFFAGHACRGVLAGEALAQGLAPRLIRRLKRLPQMALSLAVHACDGADAERMPVMVSFGTAWGALSETHDFLERLIETGQQYPSPTDFIGSVHNAPAGQIAMLLGAKGANVTTSGGDYSFEQALLAADLLTRQTADPIFVAAADEHHPVFSPLFDASVRLAAQPADGGGGLLLQRRQAKGATCIDLVHYGAGEPADGMKALVQALGGAAAMDRRFGAVMVGLPAARRKQAQRQLDSFLELSRFQGAVIDYRRLTGEFGGATAVASVLATEMVARGSVPGPLVGNSDQALNGKGMLVLGLGDFITAIRIVPS; encoded by the coding sequence TTGACAGGTGGTGCCGTCTACATTGTCGGCATGGGTATTGTCAGCCCGCTCGGCCTTGGTCTGGACGAGACCACGGATGCATTGATCAACGCCAGACGGGCGCTCACAACGGCAAGCCCGTTTCCGATAGCGTTGCCGCGGCATCTGCCGGTCGGCGCGGTCTCATTGGCAGATGCGGGGCAAAGTCCGCCGCGGACCCACCGGTTGGCCCGCCTGGCCGCAGATCGAGCCCTGGCGGGTTGTGACATCCCACCCGATGCCATCGTGCTTGGCACTACCACCGGGGGAATACTGACCACCGAGTCCCTGTTTGAACAAAAGATCGACGATCCAAAGCGTTATGGCTTGCACGCCCTGGGTTCGGTCGCCGAGGATATCGCCCGTCGCAGCGGTTGCGTCGGACCCGTGATAACGGTTTCCACAGCCTGCTCTTCGGGAGCAGTGGCCATCAAGCTGGCAATGGAGATGCTGCGTCGCGGTCTGGCCCACCGCGTGTTGGCCGGCGGTGCGGACTCGCTTTGCCGGCTGACCTACTTCGGTTTCAATGCCTTGCAGCTCATCGATCCCGACGGGGCCCGTCCGCTCGACCGGGATCGCCGCGGGATGTCGGTGGCCGAAGGTGCAGCCATGCTGTTGCTGTCACTGGCACCGGGGGATGTGGCCTGCCCGCAGATCATCGGTGCAGGTCTGTCGTGCGATGCCTACCATGCCACCACCCCGCATCCCGAAGGCGCCGGTGCCACGGCTGCCATGCGGGCGGCATTGGACGATGCCGGAATCTCTGTTGCAGAAATCGATTATATCAATCTGCACGGCACCGGCACGATCGATAACGATCTCTCCGAGGCCAGGGCCGTGAAAACACTTTTTGGACCAGGACTCCCGCCGGCCTCGTCCATCAAGGGGGCCACCGGGCATCCGCTGGCCGCTGCGGGCGCCATCGAGGCTGTCGTCGGCGCCCTGTCCATCGATTGCGGGTTGATCCCGGCCAATGTGGGGTATCGTACGATCGATCCGGCCCTGGGTATTGCGCCGGTGGCATCGCCGCTGAGAGGGCCGGTCAGCACGGTCTTGAGCAACTCGTTCGGCTTCGGCGGCAACAACGCCTCGCTGATCGTCTCCAGGACCGCGCGTCGTCCCGAAACCTCCCCGTCGGCGTCCGATCGCCCGGGCCTGACCATTGTGGGGCGTGCCTGCCTCACCGGTGCCGGGTTGACCGATGAGACGCACCGCGCTTTTTTTGCCGGCCATGCCTGCCGGGGAGTGCTGGCCGGCGAGGCGTTGGCCCAGGGACTGGCCCCGCGATTGATCCGGCGTCTGAAGCGCCTGCCTCAAATGGCCCTGTCCCTCGCCGTGCACGCCTGTGATGGCGCCGATGCGGAACGGATGCCGGTCATGGTCAGTTTCGGCACGGCCTGGGGGGCATTGTCCGAAACCCACGATTTTCTCGAACGATTGATCGAAACCGGTCAGCAATACCCTTCGCCCACCGATTTCATCGGCTCGGTGCACAATGCGCCGGCCGGGCAGATCGCCATGCTGTTGGGGGCCAAAGGGGCCAACGTAACGACTTCGGGTGGCGATTATTCCTTCGAGCAGGCCCTGCTCGCGGCCGATCTGTTGACCCGGCAAACGGCCGATCCGATATTCGTCGCCGCTGCCGACGAACATCATCCGGTGTTTTCGCCCTTGTTCGATGCGTCGGTCCGTCTGGCCGCCCAGCCCGCCGACGGCGGTGGCGGGTTGCTGCTGCAACGCCGGCAGGCGAAAGGCGCGACTTGCATCGACCTGGTCCACTATGGGGCCGGCGAACCAGCAGACGGCATGAAAGCGCTGGTCCAGGCGCTGGGTGGCGCGGCGGCCATGGATCGCCGGTTCGGCGCAGTGATGGTCGGTCTGCCGGCTGCCCGGCGCAAGCAGGCCCAACGGCAATTGGATTCATTCCTGGAGCTGAGCCGATTCCAGGGCGCGGTGATCGACTATCGCCGTCTGACCGGGGAGTTTGGCGGCGCTACAGCAGTAGCGTCGGTGCTCGCGACGGAGATGGTGGCACGCGGCAGCGTTCCCGGTCCGCTCGTCGGCAATAGCGACCAGGCGCTGAACGGCAAAGGCATGCTGGTGTTGGGGTTGGGTGATTTCATTACAGCGATCAGGATTGTCCCATCGTGA
- a CDS encoding phosphopantetheine-binding protein: protein MDQLIAELKSKIVDILNLPDVKPEDIQEDDQLVGGELGIDSIDVLEMVIMIEKDYGVAINNKELGAKVFATLRTLAAYIQEKAPELPN from the coding sequence ATGGATCAACTTATTGCGGAACTGAAAAGTAAGATCGTCGACATTTTGAATTTGCCGGATGTCAAACCCGAGGACATCCAAGAGGACGACCAACTGGTCGGCGGAGAGCTTGGCATCGATTCCATCGATGTGCTGGAGATGGTCATCATGATCGAGAAAGATTATGGTGTGGCCATCAACAACAAAGAGTTGGGTGCCAAGGTGTTTGCCACGCTGCGGACACTGGCCGCCTACATCCAGGAGAAAGCGCCGGAGCTTCCCAATTGA
- the fabG gene encoding 3-oxoacyl-ACP reductase FabG, whose protein sequence is MNDIVNQPVALVTGGSKGIGRAICVEMAANGYQVIINYFSDADGARETLEQVEAAGSRGMCVPFDVADPDATQKGLETIFNTYPTVDALINNAGRIADELFIMMTPDKWRSVIDITLQGFYNVTRPILEKMVVQKRGAVVSIASVAGIMGNRGQSNYAAAKAGLIGASRSVASEVARLGIRVNVVAPGLIQTEMIHDAPVQKIKGMIPMARLGSAEEVARVVRFLCSPDASYVTGQVISVNGGMF, encoded by the coding sequence ATGAACGATATCGTCAATCAGCCGGTTGCCCTGGTCACCGGGGGGAGCAAGGGAATCGGCAGGGCCATCTGTGTGGAGATGGCGGCCAACGGTTACCAGGTAATCATCAACTACTTTTCCGACGCCGATGGTGCCCGTGAAACCCTCGAGCAGGTCGAGGCGGCCGGCAGCAGGGGTATGTGCGTGCCGTTCGACGTAGCCGACCCAGACGCCACCCAGAAGGGTCTGGAAACCATATTCAACACCTACCCGACGGTGGACGCACTGATCAACAATGCCGGACGCATCGCCGATGAATTGTTCATCATGATGACGCCGGACAAATGGCGCAGCGTCATAGACATCACGTTACAGGGGTTTTACAATGTGACCCGGCCGATACTGGAAAAAATGGTGGTCCAGAAGCGCGGTGCCGTGGTATCCATCGCTTCGGTGGCCGGGATCATGGGCAACCGCGGGCAGTCCAACTATGCCGCGGCCAAAGCAGGTCTGATCGGCGCCAGCCGTTCGGTGGCGTCGGAGGTGGCCCGGCTGGGCATCCGCGTCAATGTCGTGGCCCCGGGGTTGATCCAGACCGAAATGATCCACGATGCCCCGGTGCAGAAGATCAAGGGGATGATTCCAATGGCCCGATTGGGTTCGGCCGAAGAGGTGGCCCGGGTGGTCCGTTTTCTCTGTTCCCCGGATGCCTCGTACGTGACCGGACAGGTGATCAGCGTCAACGGCGGCATGTTCTGA
- a CDS encoding outer membrane lipoprotein carrier protein LolA: MSKLNKKQNKTYLLLPLIAVLCIGWAGSWDELKSTAGTVTSVTAAFRQEKHLKILARPLISEGVFYYQAPRSLRWEYTHPVQSILLMHDGSVKRYVQTASGLEMERSAGLDAMQVVLDEITRWLQGRFDESEMFAAQLEGAGRIVLTPKEKGFKEIIQRIEIHLAEEPGMIRDVFIFESPEAYTHMLFSDTTLNTPIDASIFREVP, translated from the coding sequence ATGAGCAAGCTGAACAAAAAACAAAACAAAACGTATCTCCTGCTCCCGCTGATCGCTGTCTTGTGCATCGGCTGGGCCGGCAGTTGGGATGAACTCAAGTCCACGGCCGGCACGGTCACATCGGTAACGGCCGCGTTCCGTCAGGAAAAGCACCTGAAGATCCTGGCCAGGCCGTTGATCTCCGAAGGGGTGTTCTACTACCAGGCACCAAGATCGCTGCGTTGGGAATATACCCATCCGGTTCAAAGTATCTTGCTCATGCACGACGGCAGCGTCAAGCGCTATGTCCAAACCGCATCGGGCCTGGAAATGGAGCGCAGCGCCGGTCTGGACGCCATGCAGGTGGTACTCGACGAGATCACCCGATGGCTCCAGGGCCGTTTCGATGAAAGCGAGATGTTCGCCGCGCAACTGGAAGGCGCCGGACGCATCGTGCTGACGCCCAAAGAAAAGGGATTCAAGGAAATCATCCAACGGATTGAAATCCACCTGGCGGAAGAACCGGGCATGATCAGGGATGTGTTCATCTTCGAGAGCCCGGAGGCCTATACACACATGCTGTTCTCCGACACCACGCTCAACACGCCCATCGACGCATCGATCTTCCGGGAAGTGCCATGA
- a CDS encoding B12-binding domain-containing radical SAM protein gives MRLKLIYPKWSKLMRQTEFHLPPHGPVVFAAALPEDVEVDFIDENLQTIDFNDRPDVVGISMMLTIQVKRGWEIADRYRQMGIPVIFGGIATMLHAEETMTHADAVFLGEAEGRMEEVFSDLRSGKLKPVYDYLDQQPPIEMVGTARRDILQRDLYNYKGVQMVDLVHASRGCRYHCYPCAVAYLGGRKFRPRPIDKTIAEMEAIDNNRLFLVDNSLAQDTQWELDLFKEMIPLKKKWCCHPIEDHPEVLDLAAQAGAWYVYQAVFDTSDYIRDRIKRYHDNGIGVEGTILIGLDRHTEDYIKQLIDFLLDIELDLAEFTVLTPFPHTKAWDELHGQNRIFTYDWDEYSADKVVYHPKHMSAEKLQELLAYAWDTFYHDEPQEIKMSKLFTQVIRKEMEDNTYRPRKPELRDMAFGRKAG, from the coding sequence ATGAGACTCAAACTGATCTACCCCAAATGGTCCAAACTCATGCGCCAGACCGAGTTCCATCTGCCGCCCCACGGTCCGGTGGTCTTCGCAGCTGCGCTGCCCGAAGACGTCGAGGTGGACTTCATCGACGAGAATCTGCAAACCATCGATTTTAACGACAGGCCCGACGTGGTCGGCATCTCCATGATGCTCACCATCCAGGTCAAACGCGGTTGGGAAATTGCCGATCGATACCGACAGATGGGAATCCCCGTCATTTTCGGTGGCATTGCCACCATGCTGCATGCCGAAGAGACTATGACGCATGCCGACGCAGTCTTTCTGGGCGAAGCCGAAGGCCGCATGGAAGAGGTCTTTTCCGATCTTCGCAGCGGGAAACTCAAGCCCGTCTATGACTACCTGGATCAACAGCCTCCCATCGAGATGGTCGGCACCGCCCGACGCGACATCCTTCAGCGCGATCTTTACAACTACAAAGGGGTCCAGATGGTGGACCTGGTGCACGCATCCCGCGGCTGCCGTTACCACTGCTACCCCTGCGCCGTGGCCTACCTGGGCGGCCGCAAGTTCAGACCGCGCCCCATCGACAAGACCATCGCCGAAATGGAGGCCATCGACAACAATCGCCTCTTCCTGGTGGACAACTCCCTGGCCCAGGACACCCAGTGGGAATTGGACCTTTTCAAGGAGATGATTCCTTTAAAAAAGAAATGGTGCTGCCATCCCATCGAAGATCATCCCGAAGTGCTCGACCTGGCGGCCCAGGCCGGCGCCTGGTATGTCTACCAGGCTGTATTCGACACCTCAGATTACATCCGCGACCGCATCAAGCGATACCATGACAACGGCATCGGGGTCGAAGGCACGATCCTGATCGGTCTCGATCGCCACACCGAAGACTACATCAAACAGTTGATCGATTTTCTTCTGGACATCGAACTGGACCTGGCCGAGTTCACCGTCCTGACACCCTTTCCCCACACCAAGGCCTGGGATGAGCTGCACGGCCAAAACCGCATTTTCACCTATGATTGGGATGAATATTCGGCCGACAAGGTAGTCTACCACCCCAAGCATATGAGTGCGGAGAAGTTGCAGGAGCTGCTGGCCTATGCCTGGGACACCTTCTATCATGACGAACCCCAGGAGATAAAGATGTCCAAGCTCTTTACCCAGGTGATTCGAAAAGAGATGGAAGACAACACCTACCGGCCGCGCAAGCCCGAGCTGCGTGACATGGCCTTTGGACGTAAGGCCGGATGA
- a CDS encoding THUMP domain-containing class I SAM-dependent RNA methyltransferase → MTPFEYQLNHRYFAQVAAGVEALAATELGALGAVEIEATLRGLHFSAESENLYRIHYQSRLLTRLLAPLISFRCRHREDLYRAARSVAWTTIFSPVQTFGVFANVSGNRNLTHSKFAALCVKDAVADAFRKEHGERPDVDRRNPDIWIHLHIADERATISLDTSGGSLHRRGYRRQSVEAPMQETLAAAILVLSGWQGERPLYDPMCGSGTLLCEALMHLCRIPAGYLRTRFGLHRLPDFDRKLWERVKREADGRMVPLKPGWIAGSDIDPRAVRAALANLGALPGGASVPVHRAAFDDLPGLEDRLIVCNPPYGLRSGRDIELNAFYKAFGDFLKRRCNGSQAYVYFGNREMLKQIGLRPAWKKPLRNADLDGRLAKFELY, encoded by the coding sequence ATGACCCCTTTTGAATATCAACTGAACCACCGCTATTTCGCCCAGGTGGCTGCCGGCGTGGAAGCTCTGGCCGCAACTGAACTCGGCGCCCTGGGGGCCGTCGAAATCGAAGCGACCCTTCGGGGACTCCACTTTTCGGCGGAATCGGAAAATCTCTATCGGATTCACTACCAGTCGCGTCTGCTCACACGATTGCTGGCGCCCCTGATATCCTTTCGCTGCCGGCATCGCGAAGATCTCTATCGTGCCGCGCGAAGCGTCGCCTGGACCACGATCTTTTCTCCGGTCCAGACCTTCGGGGTCTTTGCCAATGTCTCCGGTAACCGCAACTTGACACATTCCAAATTCGCGGCGCTGTGCGTAAAAGATGCCGTGGCCGACGCCTTCAGGAAGGAACACGGCGAGCGACCCGACGTGGATCGCCGCAATCCCGACATCTGGATCCATCTGCATATCGCCGATGAACGGGCCACCATCAGCCTGGACACATCGGGCGGTTCGCTGCATCGGCGGGGTTATCGGCGCCAGAGCGTCGAGGCACCCATGCAGGAGACACTGGCGGCGGCCATCCTGGTCCTTTCCGGCTGGCAGGGAGAACGGCCGCTTTACGATCCCATGTGCGGCAGCGGCACCCTGTTGTGCGAGGCCCTCATGCATCTGTGCCGCATACCGGCCGGTTATCTGAGGACGAGATTCGGCTTGCACCGTTTGCCTGATTTCGATCGGAAGCTCTGGGAGCGGGTCAAACGAGAGGCGGACGGCAGAATGGTCCCACTTAAGCCAGGCTGGATTGCCGGCAGCGATATCGATCCGCGTGCCGTCCGCGCGGCGCTCGCCAACCTGGGTGCTTTGCCCGGCGGCGCATCGGTGCCGGTGCATCGCGCCGCCTTCGATGATCTGCCCGGACTCGAAGACCGGCTGATCGTCTGCAATCCACCTTACGGTCTGCGTTCGGGCCGGGATATCGAACTCAATGCCTTCTACAAGGCATTCGGCGATTTTCTCAAGCGGCGCTGCAACGGATCGCAGGCCTACGTCTACTTCGGCAACCGGGAGATGCTCAAACAGATCGGCTTGCGGCCGGCCTGGAAGAAGCCGCTGCGCAATGCCGATCTTGACGGCCGTCTGGCCAAGTTCGAGCTCTATTAG